The genome window CAACACTTCAAAATCTTTACCTGAATAACAATTTGTaatgatttacaaaagaaaatatgggtTTATAGATTGATAACATAACACCGATTATTTCAAAATGTAACATGAGTCACCATGGAATGCCCCATATAACTGCTTTGAATGAATTATTAAATTACATAAattatgagactgtgtgtgtgtgtgtgtgtgtgtgtgtgtgtgtgtgtgtgtgttttacatacacccatcattattattaatattattattattattattcaataacATGTGAAGATTAATACCTTTATTTGTGCTTATTTACATACAAAGATCAAGAAAAGCCATTTTTTGCATATCAGTGGCTTCTTTTCAAGATAAATATTAGTTCTATCTATAGGGGCAGACAAGTATATACGCTATACCTTAAAGTTCTTTGTGTGCTTGACTTCGGCTGTCCCACGTCTGCAATATTAATTTTCTGAGCTATAAATTTCCATTTCGTAGTTGGTCTTCTCAGATTCTCGATAATTTTGCAACAGTCTGAGGTTAAGCAGGATAACTGTCTCTGTGAATGGGAAACCTTTGGCGTGTACGAAGTCAGCTATTATGACATTGATTCCAGCAGGACCAGGGCACTGTTTTTCTATCCAAGGCAGTACAGCTCGGTTGCACGGTTCACCGCACGTTTTCTTCAATGTGGATAATGGATTACACAGTACAAACTTTATATTAGGTGTAAGTACACACTGACTAACAAACCCAGACCCTGCTGGACGACGATTCAGTGTCTCTGTGAGGAAGGTAAGCATCTTCTGTGGGGATGTCGTATCTGGCCAGGGAGTAGGCCAGCGCCGCGCTGGCCAAAACCCTTGCCCTGCAGCATCCCTGTATATTACAATCACTTGGAACCCTTTCTCTCTCATCCAAGAAAGACTAATACTTTTCACATCACTAATAGCTGGACAGATCATGCCATTAAAGACACAATCCAAAAGTGATACAAGCTGACTATGATCTTCAattgagaaattataaaaatgttggAAGTCAAGAATCACCACTTCTCCTTGATGTGTGTCAAGAAATGCACGCACTTCTTGTAACAGCGAACTTATCTCACTGCCGTACAAACCATGTACAAAGTAAagttccttacagttcttttttgttGCAACTCGCAAATCAAAATACCTGTTACAAAGAGAGAACAAATGTATATATTTTACAAGCCACTACAAATAAATTCTTAGCATGAAACATGACAATTTTAAATCTTTGAATAAAACAGTACCCTGAACCACTGtaaaaaataaacatatataaatTTGCTCTTATtgcataaaaaatatattttgccaAGAAACTATAGGGATATAACAACTTCCTTTACTCACTgggaatttttaattaatttaaaattgtgtGTACTGATGGAGTACCACAGATTATGCTCATAAAAAGTGAGTACTGTAGCAAAAATTAGGACAAATCATGAATGAGCACAAGAAAAATGTGGATTGCTAATTTTTGCTTCTCAAAGCCAATCAGCAGAACAAATTAATACACTAACTGAAATGAGGGTCCACTTATTCTCCAATGGTATTCAGATGAACAAAGGagcaatatttttagaaaaaaatataaGTAACTTATCTGACGGCCCTTTGGTATCTGTAAACCACAGGCAGACTTTTCACTTTCATTTCTATCTCAAACAATAAATGTACAACACACTTCACATGCAGTCACTCACTTATTTACACAGTGAAGCATATCATTTCAACCTATGATGGAAGACAGTGTGGGTATCTACATGATGTGGGTTGAACAATAAATAGCACAAATGTAACATTAAGGTGCATGGTGGGCAACCAAGTACTAC of Schistocerca serialis cubense isolate TAMUIC-IGC-003099 chromosome 2, iqSchSeri2.2, whole genome shotgun sequence contains these proteins:
- the LOC126457777 gene encoding PI-PLC X domain-containing protein 3 — protein: MIKEKYGDSDTATSPVILDLENWMLDLPEELQNLPIICLAIPGTHDSGSSSITRMSPIAPDSGPLVRRLGKIFGPIVKFLVYNWVVTQQTSLTEQLKYGIRYFDLRVATKKNCKELYFVHGLYGSEISSLLQEVRAFLDTHQGEVVILDFQHFYNFSIEDHSQLVSLLDCVFNGMICPAISDVKSISLSWMREKGFQVIVIYRDAAGQGFWPARRWPTPWPDTTSPQKMLTFLTETLNRRPAGSGFVSQCVLTPNIKFVLCNPLSTLKKTCGEPCNRAVLPWIEKQCPGPAGINVIIADFVHAKGFPFTETVILLNLRLLQNYRESEKTNYEMEIYSSEN